The window TCTTGAAACAGGACATATAGGAATTTATGTAAGTTCAAGATATCAAAAAGAATTTGCACCAAAAATTTCTTCCTGGCTCCTTGAAAGAGATCTTGAAGAAAAAACAACGGCAAAAAATAAGCAGGGAAAAAAAGCAGAAAGTGAAGCAGCATAAAATAAAAGCTGAAATATTAAACAACTAGAAGAGGTATAGATGGAAACTGGCAAAACTGTATCACAAATGAAAATAGGCGATTCTGCTGAATTTACAAAAACGGTGACAGAATTTGATATATATCAGTTTGCGGGTATAACAGGGGATTTTAACCCAGCCCATGTAAACGAAGAATATGCAAAAAATACAATGTTTAAAACAAGAATTGCCCATGGAATGCTCAGTGCTGGATTTATATCTACAGTGCTTGGAACAAAGCTTCCCGGACCCGGTGTAATTTATCTCAAACAAGATATTGTTTTTCTTGCACCTGTAAAAATAGGCGATACTGTTACAGCAAGGGTTGAAGTTAAAGAGTTAATTCCTGAGAAAAACAGGGTTGTCTTAAGAACTCAGTGTATAAATCAGGATGGAAAAGAATTGATTGATGGTGAGGCTGTAATGATGCCTCCTAAAAAATAGTAGAAGTTTTTTAAATTTATTTAAATAATATAAAGCATCATCTGGATTTTAGAGCTTTTCCAGATGATGCTTTTTTTGTTTTACTTATTCTTTTTTTTTGCCTTAATTTCAGCCTGAGCTGCTGAAAGTCTTGCTATGGGCAGTCTGAATGGTGAGCAGCTTACATAGTCGAGTCCTTTTTCAAAACAATACTCAACTGAATCAGGATCACCTCCATGTTCTCCGCATATTCCTATTTTAAGACCGGGTCTTGCCTGTCTTCCTCTTTCAACAGCATAGGTTATCAGTTGTCCAACCCCTTTTTTATCAATGGTCTGAAAAGGGTCGTCTTCAATTATTTCATAATCAAGATATTGACCCATGAAAACATCTGAATCATCTCTGCTGAATCCATAGGTCATCTGGGTAAGGTCATTGGTTCCAAAAGAAAAGAATTCTGCAATTTCAGCCATTTCATGGGCAAGCAGAGCCGCTCTTGGAATTTCTATCATTGTTCCAAAGGAGTAGTTGATTTTCTCCAGCTTGAACGCTTCCTTAACCTGGGCATAAACTCTATCAGTAATTTCTTTTGCAATTATAAGTTCTTTGGCGTCGCAAGTTACGGGCACCATAATTTCAGGCTTTGGATCTTTTCCTTCTTTAATCATTTCTGCTGCAGCTTCAAGTATTCCTCTTACCTGCATTTCTGTAATTTCAGGAAAAGTAATTCCGAGTCTAAAGCCTCTATGTCCCATCATGGGATTGCTTTCCTTGAGTCCTTCACCCCTTTTTACAACTTCTGATACATCTATATTCAAAGCTTTAGCAACTTCTTCCTGCTGTTCTTTTGAATGGGGAACAAATTCATGCAAGGGAGGATCAAGAAGCCTAATTGTTACTGGAAGTCCGTTCATTACTTCCATGGTTTCCTTAAGGTTTGATTTGACAAAAGGAGCAAGCTCATCAAGAGCCAGTCGTCTTTCATCTTCATTGGAGCTTAGAATCATTTTTCTTAAAAGGAAAAGAGGTTCTTCCGAGTTTTCTCCGTAGAACATATGTTCTGTTCTAAAAAGACCTATGCCTTCTGCACCAAGTTCAAGGGAAGCTTTTGCATCTTTTGTAGTTTCAGCATTAGATCTTACACCCATTGTTCTGAATTTATCTACTATTGACATAAATTTTTGAAAATTGGGGTTCTCTGTAGCATCGAGCATGGGGAGAGTTCCTTCATAAACAAGACCTCTGGTACCGTTTAATGTAAAGGTATCTCCTTCTTTATATATTTTTGAGCCGATTTTAAGTTCTTTTTTTGCAGAGTTTATTTGAAGCATTGAAGCACCTACTATACAGCATTTGCCCCAGCCCCTTGCAACAAGAGCCGCATGACTTGTCATTCCGCCTTTTCCTGTAAGAATTGCATTGGCAGCTCTCATTCCCTCAACATCTTCGGGGTTTGTTTCCTCCCTTAAAAGAATGACTTCTTTTCCTTCTTTGTACCATTTGACTGCGTCTTCAGCAGTAAAAACAATTTGCCCTATTGCACCGCCGGGGCCTGCAGGAAGCCCTTTTGCAACTGGATTTGTTTTAGCTTCAGCTGAAGGATCCACTATGGGATGAAGGAGTTCGTCAAGCTGGGCAGGTTTTAATCTTGTAACACAGGTTTCTTCATTAATTATGCCTTCGGCAAGCATTTCCATTGCCATATTAAGTGCTGCAGCTCCGGTTCTTTTGCCGATTCTGCACTGAAGCATGAAAAGTTTATTTTCCTGGATAGTAAATTCTATGTCCAGCATGTCCTTATAATGCTTTTCAAGGGTATTTCTTATCTCGTAAAGCTCTTCATAAACTTTTGGCATCTGCTGCTGAAGAGAAACAAGGTGCTTGTTTTGATCATTTTTGGTGTCATCATTTAATGGGTTGGGAGTTCTGTATCCGGCAACAACATCTTCGCCTTGTGCATTTACAAGCCACTCACCATAAAATTTGTTTTCACCTGTTGCTGGGTTTCTTGTGAAGGCAACCCCTGTTGCAGATGTTTCGCCCATATTTCCATAAACCATACTCATTACTGTACAGGCTGTTCCCCATTCATCTGGGATACCTTCAATTCTTCTGTATGAATTGGCTTTTTTTCCAAACCAGCTTTTAAATACTGCTCCAATTGAACCCCAAAGCTGTTTTTTGGGATCATCAGGAAATGGAGTGCCAAAGGTGTCAAGGATTTTTTTCTTGAATTCCTCGCAAAGAAACTTCAGATCTTCTACTTTCAGATCTGTGTCATTTTCATATTCTTTTTCAAATTTTAGGTCGTCCATCATATTTTCAAGCTGAACTCTTATTTCCTGTCCATCAACAGGAACTATTTCTTCAGCTTTTTCCATCACAACATCGGAATACATCATGATAAGACGTCTATAAGCATCATATACAAACCACTCATTGCCTGTTTTTTTAATAAGGCCCGGGATAGTTGCAGGACAAAGACCAACATTTAAAACGGTTTCCATCATTCCCGGCATGGACTGCCTTGCTCCAGATCTGCATGAAACAAGTAAAGGAGAGTCTGGATCTCCATATTTCATCTCCATTATTGATTCTACTTCTTTCAAAGCAGTTTCAACTTCCTGGACAAGAGAATCAGGGTATTTGCCGCCGTTTTTAAAGTATTCATTGCAAAAATCTGTTGTAATTGTGAAACCTGGAGGAACAGG of the Desulforegulaceae bacterium genome contains:
- a CDS encoding MaoC family dehydratase, which produces METGKTVSQMKIGDSAEFTKTVTEFDIYQFAGITGDFNPAHVNEEYAKNTMFKTRIAHGMLSAGFISTVLGTKLPGPGVIYLKQDIVFLAPVKIGDTVTARVEVKELIPEKNRVVLRTQCINQDGKELIDGEAVMMPPKK
- the ppdK gene encoding pyruvate, phosphate dikinase, coding for MTKFVYTFGNGIAEGNAAQANLLGGKGANLAEMATLGLPVPPGFTITTDFCNEYFKNGGKYPDSLVQEVETALKEVESIMEMKYGDPDSPLLVSCRSGARQSMPGMMETVLNVGLCPATIPGLIKKTGNEWFVYDAYRRLIMMYSDVVMEKAEEIVPVDGQEIRVQLENMMDDLKFEKEYENDTDLKVEDLKFLCEEFKKKILDTFGTPFPDDPKKQLWGSIGAVFKSWFGKKANSYRRIEGIPDEWGTACTVMSMVYGNMGETSATGVAFTRNPATGENKFYGEWLVNAQGEDVVAGYRTPNPLNDDTKNDQNKHLVSLQQQMPKVYEELYEIRNTLEKHYKDMLDIEFTIQENKLFMLQCRIGKRTGAAALNMAMEMLAEGIINEETCVTRLKPAQLDELLHPIVDPSAEAKTNPVAKGLPAGPGGAIGQIVFTAEDAVKWYKEGKEVILLREETNPEDVEGMRAANAILTGKGGMTSHAALVARGWGKCCIVGASMLQINSAKKELKIGSKIYKEGDTFTLNGTRGLVYEGTLPMLDATENPNFQKFMSIVDKFRTMGVRSNAETTKDAKASLELGAEGIGLFRTEHMFYGENSEEPLFLLRKMILSSNEDERRLALDELAPFVKSNLKETMEVMNGLPVTIRLLDPPLHEFVPHSKEQQEEVAKALNIDVSEVVKRGEGLKESNPMMGHRGFRLGITFPEITEMQVRGILEAAAEMIKEGKDPKPEIMVPVTCDAKELIIAKEITDRVYAQVKEAFKLEKINYSFGTMIEIPRAALLAHEMAEIAEFFSFGTNDLTQMTYGFSRDDSDVFMGQYLDYEIIEDDPFQTIDKKGVGQLITYAVERGRQARPGLKIGICGEHGGDPDSVEYCFEKGLDYVSCSPFRLPIARLSAAQAEIKAKKKNK